A window of Pseudomonas alcaliphila JAB1 genomic DNA:
GCTGACGCCATCCAGCTACGCCAGCATCCTGCGCAGCAGTGACGATGCCGCGCTGCGCGAACTCGGCCAGCGCTTCGCCCGCCTGGGCAGCGCTGGCGACAGCCGTACACAAGCCGAGCTGCTGTGCGCCGAACTGGCCGCTCATGCGCACAAGGTGCGGCCCCTGCTTGCCAGCTTTCAAGGTAATGACGATGCGGCGCAGCAGCGCCTGCACGCGCTGCTCGAACGTCAGCATTACCGCGTGGCCAGTTGGCGTACCGCAGCGGATGACATCAACTGGCGGCGCTTTTTCGATATCAACGAACTGGGGGCGCTGCGCGTCGAGCACAGCCAGGTGTTCGAGCAGACCCACGCCAAGGTCTTCGAGCTGATCGAACGCGGCCTGATCGACGGCCTGCGCATCGACCATATCGACGGCCTGGCCAACCCGCGCGCCTATTGCAGCCGGCTGCGACGACGCATCCGGCAACTGCGTGGCGACGCGCCCTTCCCCATCTTCGTGGAGAAGATCCTCGGTGCTGGCGAACAGCTGCCACAGGAATGGCCGGTGGATGGCAGCACCGGCTACGAGTTCATGAACCAGGTGTCGCTGCTGCAACACGATCCACACGGTGAGCTGCCGCTCAGCGAACTGTGGCAAGCGCTCAGCGGCCGGCCGACAGCCTTCGAGGACGAGATTCAGCAGGCGCGCCGTCTGGTGCTGGAAGGCTCGCTGGCCGGTGATCTGGAAGAAGTTGCCCAGCGCCTGCTGCACGTCGCCCGCCATGACATCGCCACGCGCGACCTGACCCTTGGCGCGATCCGCCGGACGCTGCGCGAGCTGATCGTGCACTTTCCGGTGTACCGCACCTATGCCCAGGCCTGTGGTCGCTCGCAGCAGGATCGGCGCTTCTTCCAGCAGGCGCTGGACGGTGCGCGGCAGACCTTGGCCGAGGCTGACTGGCCCCTGCTGCCGCATCTCGACGACTGGCTCGGCGGCGCCGTCCTGCGTGCACTGCCGCCCGGCCGTGCGCGCCGTCTGCGTGCCCAGGCGCTGACGCGCTTCCAGCAACTGACTTCGCCAGTGGCCGCCAAGGCCGTGGAGGACACCGCGCTGTATCGCGCCGGCGTGCTGCTGTCGCGTTATGACGTGGGCTTCGATGCCGAGCACTTCAGCGCCAGCGTCGAACGTTTCCATCAGGCCTGCCGCGAACGTGCAGACCACCACCCGCTCAATCTGCTGGCGACCGCCACTCATGACCACAAGCGAGGCGAGGACTGCCGCGCGCGTCTGGCAGTGCTCAGCGAACGCGCCGCCTGGTACGCCGAGCGGGTCCGGCATTGGCAGCACCTCGCTCAACCGCTGCGCAGTCGTCAACTGCAACAGGCGCCGGACGGTGGTGAAGAGGCGATTCTCTATCAGGCACTGATCGGCAGCTGGCCGCTGGGACTGCAGGCGGAAGATGACGTCGGCCTGGATGCCTACCTGCAACGCCTGCTCGGCTGGCAGCGCAAGGCGCTGCGCGAGGCCAAGCTCAACAGCGCCTGGAGTGCGCCGAACGACGCACACGAGGCCGCCTGCGCCGACTTTCTGCGGCGCCTGTTGTGTGAGCCAGCGGGGATGGCCTTGCGTACCGAACTGGCTGCTAGCGTCGCGGCAATAGCCCCTGCCGGCGCCTTGAACAGCCTGGTGCAATCACTGCTGCGTATGACCACACCCGGCGTGCCCGATCTGTACCAGGGCTGCGAGTTCTGGGATTTCAGCCTGGTCGACCCGGATAACCGTCGCCCGGTGGACTTCGCCGCGCGACAGGCCGCATTACAGGCCGGGGACGTGCCAGCGGCGATGCTGGCCAGCTGGCAGGACGGGCGCATCAAACAATGGCTGATCCAGCAGGTCCTGGCGATTCGTGCGGCGCATCCCTCGCTGTTCAGCCAGGGCAGTTACCAGCCCCTGGCGGTCACGGGCAGACACGCCGCCCAGGTGCTCGCCTTCCTGCGTAGTCACGGTGACGAGCACCTGCTGGTGATCGTGCCGCGCCTGACCGCCGGCCTGCTCGCAGAACACGACCGGCCCCATGTACCCGCACAGCGCTGGGGCGACACCACCGTGGTGCTGCCGGTCGGACTGAACGACGGCCATGTCACCGGCCTGCTCACCCCCTGCCAGGTCCCAACGCACGAGGGCGTGCCACTTGCCGACGCGCTGGCCGAGTTGCCGGTCAACCTGCTTCGCCTTACCCCTTGATCACAGGAGTCACGCCATGAATATCGATGAGCAGCGCATACGCGAGTTTGCCTTTCAGATCTGGGAATCCGAAGGCCGCCCCCATGGCCAGCACGAGCGCCACTGGAAGATGGCCAGCAAGCTGGCCGAAGCCGAGGCTCAAGCCCAAACCACAGCCAAGCCGCGGCGCATCAGCAAACCCAAGACAGTGCCGCTGAGCGAAGCCGAGCAGCCGGCATTGCTGAAGAAGCCCCGTGCCCCGCGCACGCCCAAGACACCGAAAGCCTGAGGTCACCACCATGCACAAACAACAGCGCTCACGCGTTACCGAAGGCACGCCGTTTCCGCTGGGCGCCAGTTGGGATGGGATCGGGGTCAACTTCGCCCTGTTCTCGGCACACGCCACGCGGGTCGAACTGTGCCTGTTCGACGAGCGTGGCGAAACGGAAATCGAACGCATCGAACTGCCGGAATACACCGACGAGATCTGGCACGGCTACCTGCCGGACGCCCGTCCTGGCCAGGTCTACGGCTACCGTGTGTACGGTCCCTATGAGCCCGAAGCCGGGCACCGTTTCAACCCCAACAAGCTGCTGATCGATCCCTATGCCAAACAGCTGGTGGGCAAGCTGCAGTGGTCGGAGGCGCTGTTCGGCTACACCATCGGCGACCCGGCCGGCGACCTGAGCTTCGATGAGCGTGACAGCGCGCCGTTCGTGCCCAAGTGCCAGGTCATCGACCCCGCCTTCACCTGGGGCGAACAGCCCAGCCTGCGCACACCCTGGGATCGTACGGTGATCTACGAAACGCATCTGCGCGGCATCAGCATGCGTCATCCGGCGGTGCCCGAACGCCAGCGCGGCACCTGCGCCGGGCTGACCAACCCAGAGCTGCTGCGGCATATCCGCGAGCTGGGCGTCTCCAGCGTCGAGTTGCTGCCGGTGCATGCCTTCGTCAACGACCAGCATCTGCTGGAAAAAGGCATGAACAACTACTGGGGCTACAACAGCATCGGCTTCTTCGCCCCGCACCCGGCGTACCTCGCCAGCGGTCGTATCAGCGAATTCAAGGAAATGGTCGCGCACCTGCACAAAGCCGGCCTGGAGCTGATTCTCGATGTGGTCTACAACCACACCGCCGAGGGCAACGAGCGCGGCCCGACGCTATCCATGCGCGGCATCGACAACGCCAGCTACTACCGTCTGCTGCCGGACGAACGCCGCTACTACATCAACGACTCCGGTACCGGCAATACGCTGGATCTGAGCCACCCCTGCGTGCTGCAGATGGTCACCGACTCGTTGCGCTACTGGGCGACCGAGATGCGCGTGGATGGTTTTCGCTTCGACCTGGCGACCATTCTCGGGCGCTATGCCGATGGCTTCAACGAGCGCCACAGCTTTCTCGTCGCCTGCCGTCAGGACCCGGTGCTGAGTAAGGTCAAGCTGATCGCCGAGCCTTGGGACTGCGGCCCCGGCGGCTATCAGGTCGGTGGCTTTCCGCCGGGCTGGGCCGAATGGAACGACAAGTTTCGCGACAACGTGCGCGCTTACTGGAAGGGTGATCGCGGCGAGCTCGGCGAACTGGCAAGACGCTTGACCGCATCAGGCGATCTGTACAACCAGCGTGGGCGCCGGCCCTTCGCCTCGGTCAACTTCATCACCGCGCATGACGGCTTCACCCTGCGCGACGTGGTGTCCTACGACCACAAGCACAACGAGGCCAACGACGAGAACAACCAGGACGGCACCGACCGCAACATCTCCTGGAACCACGGCTGCGAGGGTGCCACCGACGACCCGTCGATCCGCCGCCTGCGCATGCAGCAGATGCGCAATATGCTGGCCACCCTGCTGTTCGCCCAGGGCACACCGATGCTGGTGGCCGGCGACGAGTTCGGCCGCACCCAGCACGGCAACAACAACGCCTACTGCCAGGACAACGAGCTGAGCTGGGTGGACTGGGCGCTCGACGACGAAGGCCGCGAGCTGCTCGCCTTCTCTCAACACCTGATCGCCCTGCGCCGGAGCTATCCGATCCTGCGCCGCCAGCGCTTTCTGGTCGGGCATTACAACGAGGAGCTGGACGTCAAGGACGTCACCTGGCTGGCCCCGGACGGCAGCGAGATGACCGAGGAGCACTGGCACGACGAGGAAGCGCGCTGCATGGGCATGCTCATGGACGGCCGCGCGCAACCTTCGGGTGTCAAACGCAGCGGTGCCGACGCCACCCTGCTCCTGCTGCTCAATGCCGATCACCAGCCGTGCGAGTTCCAACTGCCCGAAGTGCATGGCGGGCGCCAGTGGCTGTGCCTGGTCGATACGCATACCGCGCAGACGGTGCCAAGCCCCGTGCAGCAGGACGCCGTGGAGCTGCTCGGGCGCTCGCTGCAGTTGTTGGAGTTACTGCGCTAAAGGCCGCCGCGAAAAAAAGCCTGAACCCTGCTTCCGTCTGCCAACTCGAAAAATACAGATGCTGGGACAACCCATGACGCCGCTCGAGCGTAACGCCGGCTTTCGGCGCGCGTGGTGCTTCGCGTCAGTCCCCAGCAAACAATCACCTACGCCGGCCAGCTGGCCGGCCTCGGGAGAGATTCATGAAAGCAGTGGTTTTCCATGACATTGGCGATATCCGCCTGGACGACGTAGCGGAACCCGAGGTGCAGGCCAGTACCGATGCGGTCATCCGCATTACCGCCTCGGCCATCTGCGGCACCGACCTGCATTTCGTGCGCGGCACCGTGGGTGGCATGCGCAAAGGCACCATCCTCGGTCATGAGGCGGTAGGTATCGTCGAGGCGCTGGGCAGCGATGTGCGCAACCTCAACATCGGTGATCGCGTCGTGGTGCCCTCCACCATCGCCTGTGGCAACTGCAGCTATTGCCGCGCCGGTTACTACGCCCAGTGCGACGAGGCCAACCCCAACGGCAAGCAGGCCGGCACCTCCTTTTACGGCGGGCCGGAAGTCACCGGGGCCTTCCATGGCCTGCAGGCGGAGATGGCGCGTATCCCCTTCGCCAATATCGGCCTGGTGAAACTGCCCAGCGAGATCAGCGACGACCAGGCCATCCTGCTCTCCGATATCTTCCCCACCGGTTATTTCGGCGCGAAGCTGGCCGAAGTCGGCAGCGGTGACACCGTCGCCGTTTTCGGCGCCGGGCCGGTCGGCCAGTTCGCCATCGCCAGCGCCAAGCTGCTGGGTGCCGCGCGTGTATTCGCCATCGACCACCTCGACGACCGTCTGGACATGGCCCGCCGTCAAGGCGCCGAGGTCATCAACTTCGACCGTGAAGACCCGGTCGACACCCTGCGCCGACTGACCAACGGCATCGGCGTGGACCGCGCCATCGATGCCGTGGGCGTCGATGCGCAGTGCCCAGCTCATGGCCACTCGCCACGCCAGCCCGAAGGTCACGAATGGCAACCGGGCGACGCCCCCGAGCAGGCCTTGCAGTGGGCCGTCGATGCCCTGGCCAAGGCAGGCACGCTGGGCATCATCGGCGTTTATCCGCACCAGGCGCGCGAGTTTCCCATCGGCCAGGCGATGAACAAGAACCTCAGCGTCAACATGGGCAACTGCAACCATCGTCGCTACATCCCGCAACTGATCGAGATGGTCCTGGCCGGGCGCATCGACCCGGCGAAGATACTCACCCAGGTCAAGCCCATGAGCGACGCCATCGAAGCCTTCAAGGCCTTCGACCGGCGTGACAGCGGCTGGATCAAGGTGCAGTTGCAGCCGGCGAAGAACGACGCCAGCCACGGCAGCGAGGAGCAGGTGCACGGCGGTGCCATTCTCGACCGCGCCATCGCCGAGGCCGATCCGCTCGGTGAGTCGCGCTCGAAAAAGCCCGGCAGCCTGTGAGCGAGCGTGGCCGAGCATGAACAACACCATCGCCAAACCGGAGGTGATCATCGACCGCGTGACGCCGGTCAAGCGCCTGCGCGTGCTGACGATCAACACGCACAAGGGCTTCACCGCTCTCAACCGTCGTTTCATCCTGCCGGAGCTGCGCAGCGCCGTGCAGGCCACCGGGTCGGACTTGGTATTCCTGCAGGAGGTGCTCGGCAACCATGCCCTGCACGCCAAGCGTTTCCATGACTGGCCCAGCGTGCCGCAGTACGAATTTCTCGCCGACAGCATGTGGCCGCAGTTCGCCTACGGGCGCAACGCCGTGTACCCGGCCGGTGATCACGGCAACGCCCTGCTCTCGCGCTTTCCCATCCTCGAGTATCACAACCTCGACGTGACGGTCAGCGGCACCGAGCAGCGCGGCCTGCTGCATTGTCGCCTCGATGTACCCGGGCAGGACGCCGTGCATGCAGTGTGCGTGCACCTGGGTTTGCGTGAGGCGCATCGTCGTCAGCAGATGGGCTTGTTGCTGGATCTGCTGGCGACCTTCGAACCCGGTGCGCCGGTAATCGTCGCCGGCGATTTCAACGACTGGCGTCTGCGCGCGGACGATATGTTGGCGCCGCATGGCCTGCGCGAGGCGTTCGAGCACCGCCACGGCAAACCTGCGCGCAGTTTTCCGGCGCGCATGCCGCTGCTGCGCCTGGATCGCATCTACACCCGCAATGCCACGGCACACGAGCCGCAGGTGTTGTCCACCCGGCCTTGGTCGCACCTCTCCGACCACGCGCCACTCGCAGCGGAGATTCACCTGTGAGCGGCATATGGCGGGACGGCAACCAGCTGCGCCTGCTGATCAACGGCGAAGACTATTACCCGCGGGTGTTCGAATGCATTCGCGCGGCGCGCATCGAAGTGCTGCTGGAAACCTTCATCATTCGTGAGGACAAGGTCGGCCTCGAACTGCAACAGGTGCTGATCGAGGCCGCGCGGCGTGGCGTGCGCGTGGTCATCGCCGTGGACGGCTACGGCACCGCCGACCTGCAGCATGAGTACGTCGCAGCGCTGACCCGCGAGGGGGTGAAGATCCATGTCTTCGATCCCAGCCCCCGGCGCTTTGGCATGCGTACCAACCTGTTCCGCCGCCTTCATCGCAAGCTGGTGGTGATCGACGGCCAGTGCGCCTTTGTCGGCGGCATCAACTATTCGGCCGATCATCTCGGCGACTTCGGCGAGATGGCCAAGCAGGACTATGCCGTCGAGGTGAGCGGCCCGATCGTCAGCGACCTGCACGTGGCCATGCTGCGCTTGCTACGCCCGGCGTTCAGCGAACCGAGCCCGGCGCAGCCCTCCAGAGAGCCGGTGGGCGATGCGCGGGTGATGCTGCTGGAGCGCGACAACGAGCGCCACACCACCGATATCGAAGACGAACATCTGCGCGCCTTCGAATCGGCGCGCAAGCGCCTGGTGATCGCCAACGCCTATTTCTTCCCCGGCTACCGTGTGCTGCGCGCCTTGCGCAATGCGGCGGAACGCGGCGTACAGGTGACCCTGATCCTGCAGGGCCAACCGGACATGCGCTGGGTCCAGGCCTTTTCCCGCCTGCTCTACAACTACCTGCTACGCCACGGTGTGGTGATCTACGAATACTGCCAGCGCCCGCTGCACGGCAAGGTGGCACTGGTGGATGACGAATGGTCCACGGTCGGTTCGAGCAACCTCGACCCACTGAGCCTGGCATTGAATCTGGAGGCCAATCTGGTGATCCGTGACCGGGCCTTCAACCACTACCTGCATGAGCACCTGCTCGCGCTTTCTAGCGAACACTGCAAGCGCATCGAACTGGAGCGGGTGATACGCGGCTACTGGTGGCGCGCACCGCTGGTGTTCCTGTGCTTTCACTTTCTGCGCCGCTTCCCCGCCATCGCCGGCTGGCTGCCGGCGCACCGCAAGAACCTGAAGCCGCTGGAGCCAATTGACAAGGCCCGCGGTTACGAAGAGGAAAAGACTGGATGAATGTCGCTCCCAACAACCCCTGGATGCGCTGGGGCAAACGCGCACTCACCCTGTTCTTTCTCCTGGCCGTACCAGCCCTGCTGTACATGCTGGCGCGCAATCTGGACTGGGGCGAAGTACGCCAGGCGCTCAGTGATTACAGCATGCAGACCCTGCTGGTGGGCGCGCTGATCGCCT
This region includes:
- a CDS encoding DUF2934 domain-containing protein is translated as MNIDEQRIREFAFQIWESEGRPHGQHERHWKMASKLAEAEAQAQTTAKPRRISKPKTVPLSEAEQPALLKKPRAPRTPKTPKA
- the clsB gene encoding cardiolipin synthase ClsB, with the translated sequence MSGIWRDGNQLRLLINGEDYYPRVFECIRAARIEVLLETFIIREDKVGLELQQVLIEAARRGVRVVIAVDGYGTADLQHEYVAALTREGVKIHVFDPSPRRFGMRTNLFRRLHRKLVVIDGQCAFVGGINYSADHLGDFGEMAKQDYAVEVSGPIVSDLHVAMLRLLRPAFSEPSPAQPSREPVGDARVMLLERDNERHTTDIEDEHLRAFESARKRLVIANAYFFPGYRVLRALRNAAERGVQVTLILQGQPDMRWVQAFSRLLYNYLLRHGVVIYEYCQRPLHGKVALVDDEWSTVGSSNLDPLSLALNLEANLVIRDRAFNHYLHEHLLALSSEHCKRIELERVIRGYWWRAPLVFLCFHFLRRFPAIAGWLPAHRKNLKPLEPIDKARGYEEEKTG
- a CDS encoding malto-oligosyltrehalose synthase — translated: MTELRATLRLQLHKDFTLRDAAAQVPYLAQLGISHLYASPILTARPGSQHGYDVIDPSRINPELGGEEALVRLVNILRAHDMGLILDIVPNHMAVGGDGNPWWLDVLEWGQESPYADFFDIQWQSHDPLLSGQLLVPFLRGDYGEALRDGTLELVFDAERGRFHAQHFEHRLPLTPSSYASILRSSDDAALRELGQRFARLGSAGDSRTQAELLCAELAAHAHKVRPLLASFQGNDDAAQQRLHALLERQHYRVASWRTAADDINWRRFFDINELGALRVEHSQVFEQTHAKVFELIERGLIDGLRIDHIDGLANPRAYCSRLRRRIRQLRGDAPFPIFVEKILGAGEQLPQEWPVDGSTGYEFMNQVSLLQHDPHGELPLSELWQALSGRPTAFEDEIQQARRLVLEGSLAGDLEEVAQRLLHVARHDIATRDLTLGAIRRTLRELIVHFPVYRTYAQACGRSQQDRRFFQQALDGARQTLAEADWPLLPHLDDWLGGAVLRALPPGRARRLRAQALTRFQQLTSPVAAKAVEDTALYRAGVLLSRYDVGFDAEHFSASVERFHQACRERADHHPLNLLATATHDHKRGEDCRARLAVLSERAAWYAERVRHWQHLAQPLRSRQLQQAPDGGEEAILYQALIGSWPLGLQAEDDVGLDAYLQRLLGWQRKALREAKLNSAWSAPNDAHEAACADFLRRLLCEPAGMALRTELAASVAAIAPAGALNSLVQSLLRMTTPGVPDLYQGCEFWDFSLVDPDNRRPVDFAARQAALQAGDVPAAMLASWQDGRIKQWLIQQVLAIRAAHPSLFSQGSYQPLAVTGRHAAQVLAFLRSHGDEHLLVIVPRLTAGLLAEHDRPHVPAQRWGDTTVVLPVGLNDGHVTGLLTPCQVPTHEGVPLADALAELPVNLLRLTP
- a CDS encoding zinc-dependent alcohol dehydrogenase, whose amino-acid sequence is MKAVVFHDIGDIRLDDVAEPEVQASTDAVIRITASAICGTDLHFVRGTVGGMRKGTILGHEAVGIVEALGSDVRNLNIGDRVVVPSTIACGNCSYCRAGYYAQCDEANPNGKQAGTSFYGGPEVTGAFHGLQAEMARIPFANIGLVKLPSEISDDQAILLSDIFPTGYFGAKLAEVGSGDTVAVFGAGPVGQFAIASAKLLGAARVFAIDHLDDRLDMARRQGAEVINFDREDPVDTLRRLTNGIGVDRAIDAVGVDAQCPAHGHSPRQPEGHEWQPGDAPEQALQWAVDALAKAGTLGIIGVYPHQAREFPIGQAMNKNLSVNMGNCNHRRYIPQLIEMVLAGRIDPAKILTQVKPMSDAIEAFKAFDRRDSGWIKVQLQPAKNDASHGSEEQVHGGAILDRAIAEADPLGESRSKKPGSL
- the glgX gene encoding glycogen debranching protein GlgX; amino-acid sequence: MHKQQRSRVTEGTPFPLGASWDGIGVNFALFSAHATRVELCLFDERGETEIERIELPEYTDEIWHGYLPDARPGQVYGYRVYGPYEPEAGHRFNPNKLLIDPYAKQLVGKLQWSEALFGYTIGDPAGDLSFDERDSAPFVPKCQVIDPAFTWGEQPSLRTPWDRTVIYETHLRGISMRHPAVPERQRGTCAGLTNPELLRHIRELGVSSVELLPVHAFVNDQHLLEKGMNNYWGYNSIGFFAPHPAYLASGRISEFKEMVAHLHKAGLELILDVVYNHTAEGNERGPTLSMRGIDNASYYRLLPDERRYYINDSGTGNTLDLSHPCVLQMVTDSLRYWATEMRVDGFRFDLATILGRYADGFNERHSFLVACRQDPVLSKVKLIAEPWDCGPGGYQVGGFPPGWAEWNDKFRDNVRAYWKGDRGELGELARRLTASGDLYNQRGRRPFASVNFITAHDGFTLRDVVSYDHKHNEANDENNQDGTDRNISWNHGCEGATDDPSIRRLRMQQMRNMLATLLFAQGTPMLVAGDEFGRTQHGNNNAYCQDNELSWVDWALDDEGRELLAFSQHLIALRRSYPILRRQRFLVGHYNEELDVKDVTWLAPDGSEMTEEHWHDEEARCMGMLMDGRAQPSGVKRSGADATLLLLLNADHQPCEFQLPEVHGGRQWLCLVDTHTAQTVPSPVQQDAVELLGRSLQLLELLR
- a CDS encoding endonuclease/exonuclease/phosphatase family protein translates to MNNTIAKPEVIIDRVTPVKRLRVLTINTHKGFTALNRRFILPELRSAVQATGSDLVFLQEVLGNHALHAKRFHDWPSVPQYEFLADSMWPQFAYGRNAVYPAGDHGNALLSRFPILEYHNLDVTVSGTEQRGLLHCRLDVPGQDAVHAVCVHLGLREAHRRQQMGLLLDLLATFEPGAPVIVAGDFNDWRLRADDMLAPHGLREAFEHRHGKPARSFPARMPLLRLDRIYTRNATAHEPQVLSTRPWSHLSDHAPLAAEIHL